A region of Kribbella sp. NBC_01245 DNA encodes the following proteins:
- a CDS encoding ABC transporter ATP-binding protein: protein MRVLDVEGLRMRYGTTDVLHDVTFQVERGEVLALLGPNGAGKTTTIEILEGFRMRSAGRVDVLGTDPAYGDERWRAGVGVVLQSWRDHGKWRVRELLDHLGSYYRAYASATVQRPWNADELIEAVGLTSQAKQKVKFLSGGQRRRLDVAIGIVGRPEVLFLDEPTTGFDPAARHDFHDLVQRLAREQGTTILLTTHDLDEAERLADRIVILAGGRIIADGSSDELARRIAGQDEVRWTRDGQAFQQRTGESTAFVRELFNQYGELIGDLEVRRASLEATYLSLVQESETR from the coding sequence GTGAGAGTGCTGGACGTCGAGGGACTGCGAATGCGGTACGGCACGACGGATGTGCTGCATGACGTGACGTTCCAGGTCGAACGAGGAGAGGTGCTGGCATTACTCGGGCCGAACGGCGCGGGTAAGACCACCACGATCGAGATCCTCGAGGGATTCCGGATGCGCTCGGCCGGTCGCGTCGACGTACTCGGCACCGATCCGGCGTACGGCGACGAGCGGTGGCGGGCGGGCGTTGGCGTCGTACTGCAGTCGTGGCGGGATCACGGCAAGTGGCGCGTGCGGGAGCTCCTCGATCACCTCGGGTCGTACTACCGGGCGTACGCCAGTGCGACGGTCCAGCGGCCGTGGAACGCCGATGAGCTGATCGAGGCCGTCGGTCTGACTTCGCAGGCGAAGCAGAAGGTGAAGTTCCTGTCGGGTGGGCAGCGGCGACGGCTGGATGTTGCCATCGGCATCGTTGGCCGACCGGAGGTCTTGTTCCTGGACGAGCCGACGACCGGGTTCGACCCGGCCGCACGGCATGACTTCCATGACCTGGTGCAGCGCCTGGCTCGTGAGCAGGGCACGACGATCCTGCTCACCACGCATGACCTCGACGAGGCGGAGCGGCTGGCCGATCGCATCGTCATCCTGGCCGGCGGTCGCATCATCGCGGACGGCTCGTCCGACGAGCTCGCGCGCCGGATCGCCGGGCAGGACGAGGTCCGCTGGACTCGCGATGGCCAGGCGTTCCAGCAAAGGACGGGTGAGTCCACCGCGTTCGTGCGCGAATTGTTCAACCAGTACGGCGAATTGATCGGTGACCTCGAGGTCCGGCGGGCATCGCTGGAGGCCACCTATCTCAGCCTCGTCCAGGAGAGTGAGACCCGATGA
- a CDS encoding ABC transporter permease, with the protein MNLRIGWRRGLIELRQSFTNSADLVSHFLWPTMMLVVMFFLRDNDFGDTGFLLGTLALPSILGMNAALGMVSMSQQLTAEREDGTLLRAKATPGGMQGYLVGKVVSVAGSTIADLAILLIPALFIVEGLSLQGGWLTFVWVLVLGLVATLPIGAVLGSLFTSARAQGLVQLPVLALMGISGIFYPITALPEWAQWIAQGTPIYWLGLGMRSAFLPDSAAAIEIGESWRHLETLGVLGVWAILGLLIAPVVLRRMARRESGSTVASRRERALQRVG; encoded by the coding sequence ATGAACCTCAGGATCGGCTGGCGGCGCGGCCTGATCGAGCTGCGGCAGTCCTTCACCAACAGCGCGGACCTGGTCAGCCACTTTCTCTGGCCGACGATGATGCTGGTCGTCATGTTCTTCCTGCGGGACAACGACTTCGGCGATACCGGCTTCCTGCTCGGAACCCTTGCCCTGCCGAGCATTCTCGGGATGAACGCGGCACTCGGCATGGTCAGCATGAGCCAGCAGCTCACGGCCGAGCGCGAGGACGGAACGTTGCTGAGGGCAAAGGCCACGCCGGGTGGAATGCAGGGCTATCTCGTCGGCAAGGTGGTGTCCGTGGCCGGCTCGACGATCGCGGATCTGGCCATTCTGCTGATTCCCGCGCTGTTCATCGTCGAAGGGCTTTCGCTACAAGGCGGCTGGCTGACCTTCGTGTGGGTGCTGGTGCTCGGTCTGGTCGCGACGCTGCCGATCGGCGCGGTGCTCGGGTCGCTCTTCACCAGCGCGCGGGCGCAGGGCCTGGTGCAACTGCCCGTGCTCGCATTGATGGGGATCTCGGGCATCTTCTACCCGATCACCGCGCTGCCGGAGTGGGCGCAGTGGATCGCCCAAGGGACGCCGATCTACTGGCTGGGTCTCGGGATGCGCTCGGCCTTTCTCCCCGACAGTGCGGCCGCGATCGAGATCGGCGAGTCCTGGCGGCACCTCGAAACCCTTGGCGTACTTGGGGTTTGGGCGATCCTCGGTCTGCTGATCGCGCCGGTGGTGTTGCGCCGGATGGCTCGCCGCGAATCGGGTTCGACCGTCGCCAGTCGTCGCGAAAGAGCCTTACAGCGCGTCGGTTGA
- a CDS encoding alpha/beta fold hydrolase, producing the protein MIAVLHDGAELEFEVHGAGPDLLLPVNPAPAEEGPAAEQMRAWGADPALGHTLTHTLVEHFRVIAFDYEGHVQAHPKADTLTAEAIANDFLAVADAAGCDDFAYYGYSWLALAGLQLAIRTDRLNALVMGGYPPIDGPYDAMLKVTLATYEQAKNPPAEQAEAVPGDWDSATMVLSEEQTRQFVTLYESLRDFDDRAVQDRITCPRLCVVGEADNIDYGPRWGNAHVAIGTPVIANRAELERLGWQVEILPGLDHMQTMQAKTILPVITPWLQTNLGSTDAL; encoded by the coding sequence GTGATCGCCGTTCTGCACGATGGAGCCGAACTCGAGTTCGAGGTCCACGGCGCCGGCCCGGATCTACTACTGCCGGTCAACCCGGCCCCGGCGGAGGAAGGACCAGCCGCCGAGCAAATGCGTGCCTGGGGTGCCGATCCGGCCCTCGGCCATACGCTGACGCACACCCTGGTCGAGCACTTCCGGGTCATCGCCTTCGACTACGAGGGGCACGTCCAGGCGCACCCGAAGGCCGACACGCTGACCGCCGAGGCCATCGCGAACGACTTCCTGGCCGTGGCCGACGCCGCCGGATGTGACGACTTCGCGTACTACGGCTATTCCTGGCTGGCGCTCGCCGGACTGCAACTCGCCATCCGGACCGACCGGCTGAACGCCTTGGTGATGGGCGGCTATCCCCCGATCGACGGGCCGTACGACGCGATGCTGAAGGTCACGCTCGCCACCTACGAGCAGGCGAAGAACCCGCCCGCGGAACAGGCGGAGGCCGTACCGGGTGATTGGGATAGCGCCACCATGGTTTTGAGCGAGGAGCAGACTCGCCAGTTCGTCACGCTGTACGAGTCGCTGCGAGACTTCGACGATCGAGCCGTCCAGGACCGCATCACCTGTCCGCGGCTTTGCGTGGTCGGCGAGGCGGACAACATCGATTACGGCCCGCGCTGGGGCAACGCCCACGTCGCCATCGGCACGCCGGTCATCGCCAACCGCGCGGAGCTGGAACGACTCGGCTGGCAGGTCGAGATCCTGCCAGGCCTCGATCACATGCAAACCATGCAGGCCAAGACGATCCTCCCCGTCATCACGCCTTGGCTGCAGACAAACCTGGGCTCAACCGACGCGCTGTAA
- a CDS encoding TetR/AcrR family transcriptional regulator C-terminal domain-containing protein has protein sequence MPEYAGQGDPARTLALLWGRPVPGAPSGASGASGSSGKTAGRRGPSQGSSVAEIVATAIRVADRDGLSGLSMRAVGRELGRTAMSLYTYVPSRAELLDLMYDDVHGSLALGNHKPWRKAALEWCRSLRAIYVEHPWVLQVSWARPVLGPNEQTVLEALLRILAAAGCPIEARPAATSALFSIVRGAAQQAAEASRAADATGQSDPQWWAARAAAFQEVAPDFAERFPESTAIAAHQAKGGGDEPWVRAAELAFEGAVSLVLDGITKLKP, from the coding sequence ATGCCCGAGTACGCCGGCCAGGGTGATCCCGCCCGCACGCTTGCCCTGCTCTGGGGCCGGCCTGTCCCGGGCGCGCCATCGGGCGCATCGGGCGCATCGGGTTCATCGGGCAAGACGGCGGGCAGGCGCGGGCCGAGTCAGGGGTCGAGTGTTGCCGAGATCGTCGCGACCGCTATCCGGGTCGCCGATCGCGACGGCCTGTCCGGGCTCTCGATGCGGGCCGTCGGGCGGGAGCTGGGCCGGACCGCGATGTCGCTCTACACGTACGTGCCGAGCCGGGCCGAACTGCTCGATCTCATGTACGACGACGTGCACGGTTCGCTTGCCCTGGGCAACCACAAGCCGTGGCGCAAAGCGGCCCTCGAGTGGTGCCGTTCCCTGCGGGCCATCTACGTCGAGCATCCCTGGGTGTTGCAGGTGTCGTGGGCCCGGCCGGTGCTCGGGCCGAACGAGCAGACCGTTCTGGAGGCGTTGCTGCGGATTCTCGCGGCAGCCGGTTGCCCGATCGAGGCGCGTCCGGCGGCGACGAGCGCGCTGTTCAGCATCGTGCGAGGCGCTGCCCAGCAGGCGGCCGAGGCGAGTCGTGCCGCTGACGCGACGGGCCAGTCGGATCCGCAATGGTGGGCCGCGCGGGCTGCTGCCTTCCAGGAGGTCGCGCCGGATTTCGCCGAGAGGTTCCCCGAGTCGACCGCGATCGCCGCCCACCAGGCCAAGGGCGGCGGCGACGAGCCCTGGGTGCGGGCGGCCGAGCTCGCCTTCGAGGGCGCGGTATCACTGGTCCTCGACGGCATCACCAAACTCAAGCCGTGA
- a CDS encoding pentapeptide repeat-containing protein — MASRRVVKVAAPRLRDGLRAVALSVDELGDEAFLEDLALTELDLGAASGRLVDMTGCRWTQCRLAGSELEKLTISDTVFDHCDLANARWADSSAVRTEFLSCRLTGMSAPTMSLQHVTIRDSILDLSSWRFAKFSRVEFIDCRLTNADFVSAELGGTVFRGCDLSGAEFSNATANKAVFVECQWEGTRGIGSLGGATIANTSPTDHLAVAAAMASALQITLAHPDAL; from the coding sequence ATGGCTTCTCGACGGGTGGTTAAGGTGGCGGCGCCGAGGTTGCGGGATGGGCTGAGGGCGGTCGCGTTGTCGGTTGACGAGCTGGGCGATGAGGCGTTTCTCGAGGATCTCGCCTTGACCGAGCTGGACCTTGGCGCGGCGTCCGGGCGGTTGGTCGATATGACCGGCTGCCGGTGGACGCAGTGCCGGCTGGCCGGGTCCGAGCTGGAGAAGCTGACGATCTCGGACACCGTCTTCGACCACTGCGATCTCGCGAACGCGCGCTGGGCCGACTCGTCCGCGGTGCGCACGGAGTTCCTCTCTTGCCGGTTGACCGGTATGTCCGCGCCGACGATGTCCCTGCAGCACGTGACGATTCGGGACTCGATTCTGGATCTGAGCTCTTGGCGGTTCGCGAAGTTCAGCCGGGTCGAGTTCATCGACTGCCGGCTGACCAACGCGGACTTCGTCTCGGCCGAGCTCGGCGGCACGGTGTTTCGCGGTTGCGATCTGAGTGGTGCCGAATTCTCGAACGCTACTGCCAACAAGGCCGTCTTCGTCGAGTGCCAGTGGGAAGGTACGCGCGGGATCGGCAGCCTCGGCGGCGCGACGATCGCCAACACCTCCCCCACCGACCACCTCGCCGTCGCGGCCGCGATGGCGTCAGCCCTCCAGATCACCCTCGCCCACCCGGACGCCCTCTAG
- a CDS encoding ROK family protein, whose amino-acid sequence MPLTTEASTGAPVGVPVGLPVGVLEIGGSHVTAARVRQSDWSVEIVARSSLDPHAPADQLVADLAAAGRAVLTDGLRLAMPGPFDYTAGVAWYQGVQKFDALYGVDLRARLAEALDLPGTALRFVNDAEAFAVGEWTAGTTRGRTSCVGVTLGTGVGSAFLREGKAIRAGSDVPPNGELFRVTPPIEDHMSHRAIVAAYERATGEELPGVREIAERAESGQRQAIDVLNTAFIALAEALSPWLKSFGAEAVVLGGAISGAFDLTRPAFEAALGIPIPITVTANTEHSAIVGAAR is encoded by the coding sequence GTGCCCCTCACTACCGAAGCCTCCACCGGTGCTCCCGTCGGTGTTCCAGTCGGACTTCCCGTCGGCGTGCTGGAGATCGGCGGCAGTCATGTCACCGCCGCCCGGGTCCGGCAGTCCGACTGGTCCGTCGAGATCGTCGCGCGCTCGTCGCTCGATCCACACGCGCCGGCCGACCAGCTCGTCGCCGACCTGGCCGCGGCCGGGCGGGCGGTGCTGACCGACGGGCTGCGGCTGGCGATGCCCGGACCGTTCGACTACACGGCGGGCGTCGCCTGGTACCAGGGGGTGCAGAAGTTCGACGCGCTGTACGGCGTTGACCTCCGCGCGCGCCTCGCCGAAGCCCTCGACCTACCCGGTACGGCGTTGCGCTTCGTCAACGACGCCGAGGCCTTCGCCGTCGGCGAGTGGACCGCCGGAACAACGCGAGGCCGTACGTCGTGCGTGGGCGTGACACTCGGCACCGGCGTCGGGTCTGCCTTTCTCCGCGAGGGAAAGGCGATCCGCGCCGGGTCCGACGTACCGCCCAACGGCGAGCTGTTCCGGGTAACGCCACCGATCGAGGACCACATGTCACATCGGGCCATCGTGGCGGCATACGAGCGGGCAACCGGCGAGGAGCTGCCGGGCGTGCGCGAGATCGCCGAGCGCGCGGAATCCGGCCAGCGGCAGGCGATCGACGTACTCAACACGGCCTTCATCGCTCTAGCCGAAGCCCTTTCGCCCTGGCTCAAGTCCTTCGGCGCGGAGGCAGTCGTCCTCGGAGGCGCAATCTCAGGCGCCTTCGACCTAACCCGCCCAGCCTTCGAAGCGGCCCTCGGCATCCCCATCCCGATCACCGTCACCGCCAACACCGAACACTCCGCCATAGTCGGCGCCGCCCGCTAA
- a CDS encoding SDR family oxidoreductase, which yields MIVVTAATGQLGRLVIDGLLERVPANQLVAAVRDPAKAADLAAKGVDVRQADYTDSESLALAFKGADKVLLISGSEVGQRVAQHTNAIEAAKAANVGHLVYTSVLHADTSTLSLAVEHLATEKVLQASGLTSTILRNGWYTENYGQPVTQSVETGVIIGSAGDGQIYGAARKDYAAAAVEVLTGTDHENKVYELAGDNGFTLADLAAAVTKASGREVRYDNLTLDAHKETLVGFGLPAEVAAMLAGWDQGISTGDLADTSGELSRLIGRPTTPLAGTVADLLV from the coding sequence ATGATCGTCGTCACCGCAGCCACCGGCCAGCTGGGCCGCCTTGTCATCGACGGCCTGCTGGAGCGCGTGCCCGCGAACCAGCTCGTCGCCGCCGTCCGCGATCCCGCCAAGGCCGCCGACCTGGCCGCGAAGGGCGTCGATGTACGCCAAGCCGACTACACCGACTCCGAGAGCCTGGCGCTTGCGTTCAAGGGCGCCGACAAGGTGCTGCTGATCTCCGGCAGCGAGGTCGGTCAGCGCGTCGCCCAGCACACGAACGCGATCGAGGCGGCGAAGGCGGCGAACGTCGGCCACCTCGTCTACACCAGCGTGCTGCACGCCGACACCAGCACGCTCAGCCTGGCGGTGGAGCATCTCGCCACCGAGAAGGTCCTGCAGGCTTCCGGTCTGACCAGCACGATCCTGCGCAACGGCTGGTACACCGAGAACTACGGCCAGCCCGTCACTCAGTCCGTCGAGACCGGCGTGATCATCGGCAGCGCGGGTGACGGCCAGATTTACGGCGCCGCCCGGAAGGACTACGCCGCGGCGGCCGTCGAGGTGCTGACCGGCACGGACCACGAGAACAAGGTCTACGAGCTCGCGGGCGACAACGGCTTCACCCTGGCCGACCTCGCCGCCGCGGTGACGAAGGCGTCTGGTCGCGAGGTCCGGTACGACAACCTCACGCTTGACGCGCACAAGGAGACCCTGGTCGGTTTCGGCCTTCCCGCGGAGGTCGCGGCGATGCTGGCCGGCTGGGATCAGGGCATCTCGACTGGCGACCTGGCCGACACCAGCGGCGAGCTCAGCCGGTTGATCGGCCGTCCGACCACGCCGCTCGCCGGCACGGTGGCAGATCTACTCGTGTAG
- a CDS encoding winged helix-turn-helix transcriptional regulator — protein sequence MAKTKETTEHDELVFDVFARACTSRATLEHITGRWGTLAMVALLEGSLRFNALRRRVDGVSEKMLAQTLHALERDGFVLREAQATIPPRVDYSLTPEGIRVASKLMELIELVEATMPTVTEANVRYDERA from the coding sequence ATGGCCAAGACGAAGGAAACGACCGAACACGACGAGCTCGTGTTCGACGTCTTCGCCCGTGCCTGCACGTCGCGAGCGACGCTGGAGCACATCACCGGTCGTTGGGGCACGCTGGCGATGGTCGCGTTGCTCGAAGGCTCGCTGCGGTTCAACGCATTGCGCCGCCGCGTCGACGGCGTCAGCGAGAAGATGCTCGCGCAGACCCTGCACGCGCTCGAGCGGGACGGCTTCGTCTTGCGCGAGGCGCAGGCCACGATCCCGCCGCGCGTCGACTACAGCCTCACGCCCGAAGGCATTCGGGTCGCGAGCAAGCTGATGGAACTGATCGAGCTGGTCGAAGCGACGATGCCCACCGTGACCGAGGCCAACGTCCGGTACGACGAACGCGCCTAG
- a CDS encoding helix-turn-helix transcriptional regulator, with the protein MRETSSRLLSLLSLLQTKPAWTGSELAERLDVSTRTIRNDMDRLRELGYPVDAVRGPAGYYQLGAGAKLPPLLLDDEEAVAVAIGLRTGSGVAGIEESSARALAKLEQVLPHRLRRQVTALNDATSKGPDNTGSNVPDPEVDAGVLATIASAIRDRHFLRFEYASADFPVRIEPYRLVSWVRYWYLVGRDPASGAWSTYRVDWIELRMPTGQRFTPTPLPGEDYTSFVLRDVATTGWKVHARITVFASAEEVLSRIHAAVGVVESIDESTCVLVTGADSLEVVAVYIGMLGLDFQVTEPAELVEHLRVIGNRYLQAIKT; encoded by the coding sequence ATGCGCGAAACCTCGTCCCGATTGCTGTCACTGCTGTCGCTTTTACAGACGAAACCCGCGTGGACCGGGTCCGAACTGGCCGAGCGGCTGGACGTCAGCACCCGCACGATCCGCAACGACATGGACCGCCTGCGCGAGCTCGGGTATCCGGTCGACGCCGTCCGCGGACCCGCCGGCTACTACCAGTTGGGCGCGGGCGCGAAACTGCCGCCATTACTGCTGGACGACGAGGAGGCCGTCGCGGTCGCGATCGGGTTGCGTACCGGCTCGGGGGTTGCCGGGATCGAGGAGAGCAGCGCCCGGGCGTTGGCCAAACTCGAGCAGGTGCTGCCGCATCGCCTTCGCCGTCAGGTCACCGCGTTGAACGACGCCACCTCGAAAGGCCCGGACAACACCGGCAGCAACGTGCCGGATCCCGAGGTCGACGCCGGCGTACTGGCGACGATCGCGAGCGCCATCCGGGACCGGCACTTCCTTCGGTTCGAGTACGCGTCGGCGGATTTCCCGGTGCGGATCGAGCCGTACCGATTGGTGAGCTGGGTGCGCTATTGGTATCTCGTCGGCCGGGATCCCGCGTCGGGCGCGTGGTCGACGTACCGGGTGGATTGGATCGAGCTGCGGATGCCGACCGGGCAGCGATTCACGCCAACGCCCTTACCTGGTGAGGATTACACGAGTTTCGTGCTGCGCGATGTCGCGACGACGGGGTGGAAGGTGCACGCGCGGATCACGGTGTTCGCGTCGGCCGAGGAGGTGCTGTCGCGGATCCACGCGGCGGTCGGCGTGGTCGAGTCGATCGACGAGTCGACCTGCGTGCTGGTCACGGGCGCGGACAGCCTCGAAGTCGTTGCCGTCTACATCGGCATGCTCGGGCTGGACTTCCAGGTGACCGAGCCGGCCGAGTTGGTCGAGCATCTGCGCGTGATCGGTAATCGCTACCTACAAGCGATCAAGACCTAG
- a CDS encoding epoxide hydrolase family protein, whose product MTENLKNLRPFRVEIAQADLDDLNERLARTRLPAAAPGDNWDLGTPNSYLSETVGYWRNTFDWRKQEARMNEFPHYLTEIDGQTVHFIHVPSAEADATPLLLAHTYPGSFVDFLDMIGPLTDPVAYGGDAADAFSVVVPSIPGFGFSTPLVDRGWTMARVAQTFDQLMRGLGYEQYGVHGSDAGAMIARELGLMNPDGFLGLHVLQLFSFPSGDPAEFEKLEPKDYAALEHLEWFQSVGGYNAINSTRPQTVAVGISDSPVGQLAWNELFNNFGNGTSLVTRDQILTEVSLYWFTNTSAAAGRYHYEESHRGAEPVVNHARTGVAVFADDFKTIRTFADRDNSNIVHWSEFPDGGHFASLERPEPLVSDLRTFFHPTA is encoded by the coding sequence ATGACCGAGAACCTGAAGAACCTTCGCCCCTTCCGTGTCGAGATCGCCCAGGCCGACCTGGACGACCTCAATGAGCGACTCGCTCGCACCCGCCTCCCCGCTGCCGCGCCCGGCGACAACTGGGACCTGGGTACGCCGAACTCCTACCTGAGCGAGACCGTCGGGTACTGGCGGAACACGTTCGACTGGCGGAAGCAGGAGGCCCGGATGAACGAGTTCCCGCACTACCTGACCGAGATCGACGGCCAGACCGTGCACTTCATCCACGTGCCGTCCGCCGAGGCCGACGCGACGCCGTTGCTGCTGGCGCACACGTACCCCGGCTCGTTCGTCGACTTCCTCGACATGATCGGCCCGCTGACCGACCCGGTGGCGTACGGCGGCGACGCGGCCGACGCGTTCTCGGTGGTCGTACCGTCGATCCCCGGCTTCGGATTCAGTACGCCGCTCGTCGATCGCGGCTGGACGATGGCCCGGGTGGCGCAGACCTTCGACCAGCTGATGCGCGGCCTCGGTTACGAGCAGTACGGCGTACACGGCAGTGACGCTGGTGCGATGATCGCCCGCGAACTCGGTCTGATGAACCCGGACGGCTTCCTCGGACTGCACGTGCTCCAGCTGTTCTCGTTCCCCTCGGGCGATCCGGCCGAGTTCGAGAAGCTCGAGCCGAAGGACTACGCCGCCCTCGAGCACCTGGAGTGGTTCCAGTCGGTCGGCGGCTACAACGCGATCAACTCGACCCGGCCGCAGACCGTTGCCGTCGGCATCTCCGACTCACCCGTCGGGCAACTGGCCTGGAACGAGCTGTTCAACAACTTCGGCAACGGCACCAGCCTGGTCACCCGCGACCAGATCCTGACCGAGGTTTCCCTTTACTGGTTCACGAATACGTCCGCCGCGGCCGGCCGGTACCACTACGAAGAGTCGCACCGCGGGGCCGAGCCGGTGGTCAACCACGCGCGAACCGGCGTGGCCGTCTTCGCCGACGACTTCAAGACCATCCGTACTTTCGCCGACCGCGACAACAGCAACATCGTGCACTGGAGCGAATTCCCCGACGGCGGCCACTTCGCCTCCCTGGAACGCCCCGAGCCCCTGGTCTCCGACCTCCGCACCTTCTTCCACCCAACCGCCTAA
- a CDS encoding MarR family winged helix-turn-helix transcriptional regulator has translation MVQGVVAGEVRWLDAREARVWRLYRDVQRELGSALERRLTVISGLSGADYAVLVALSEAQCDSLRTRDLGRALGWERSRLSHQVSRMEKRGQVVRFECDTDGRGSMVKLTPAGRAAIEAAAPDHVEAVRAYVFDRLTPEELDAFGDVLQRIFSGLPPAKP, from the coding sequence ATGGTGCAGGGCGTGGTGGCGGGGGAGGTGCGGTGGCTGGATGCGCGGGAGGCGCGCGTTTGGCGGCTGTATCGCGACGTTCAGCGGGAGTTGGGTTCGGCGCTCGAGCGTCGGCTGACCGTCATTTCGGGTCTCTCCGGTGCCGACTATGCCGTGCTGGTGGCGTTGTCCGAGGCGCAGTGCGACAGCTTGCGTACCCGTGATCTCGGCCGGGCGCTCGGCTGGGAGCGCAGCCGCCTTTCGCATCAGGTGAGCCGGATGGAGAAGCGCGGGCAGGTCGTCCGGTTCGAGTGCGATACCGACGGCCGTGGCTCGATGGTCAAACTCACGCCGGCCGGGCGGGCCGCGATCGAGGCCGCCGCGCCGGACCACGTCGAGGCCGTTCGGGCGTACGTCTTCGATCGGTTGACGCCGGAAGAGCTCGACGCGTTCGGCGACGTACTGCAGCGCATTTTCAGCGGTCTTCCCCCCGCCAAGCCCTGA
- a CDS encoding ATP-binding cassette domain-containing protein, translating to MTSSAIEASGLRKAFGDKIVLDGIDLDVRAGTVFSLLGPNGAGKTTTVNLLTTLTKADGGTARVAGHDIDTETKAVRAAIGVTGQFAAVDELLTGQENLQLMVDLNRAVSGDGKRIVAELLERFDLVESANKPASTYSGGMRRKLDLAMTLVGNPRIIFLDEPTTGLDPRSRRTMWAIIRDLVADGVTIFLTTQYLEEADQLADRVAVLDKGRIVAQGTPDELKRQLPGTHVRLRFTTVAELDEAARLFTEATRDDEALALRVPSDGGTKSLRALLDRLDENSLSAEEFSVHTPDLDDVFLALTGHTTEVAK from the coding sequence ATGACTAGTTCAGCGATTGAGGCCTCAGGGCTGCGGAAGGCATTCGGGGACAAGATCGTCCTCGACGGTATCGATCTGGATGTTCGTGCGGGCACGGTCTTTTCGCTGCTCGGCCCGAACGGCGCAGGTAAGACCACAACGGTGAACCTGCTGACCACCTTGACCAAGGCCGACGGCGGTACGGCGCGCGTCGCCGGCCACGACATTGACACCGAGACGAAGGCGGTTCGCGCGGCGATCGGGGTCACCGGTCAGTTCGCGGCCGTGGATGAGCTGCTGACGGGTCAGGAGAACCTGCAGCTGATGGTCGACCTGAACCGGGCGGTCTCCGGCGACGGCAAGCGGATCGTCGCGGAGCTGCTGGAACGCTTCGATCTGGTGGAGTCGGCGAACAAGCCCGCTTCAACCTACTCCGGCGGTATGCGCCGGAAGCTCGACCTGGCGATGACGCTGGTCGGCAACCCGCGGATCATCTTCCTGGACGAGCCGACGACGGGACTGGACCCGCGCAGCCGTCGCACGATGTGGGCGATCATCCGTGACCTGGTGGCCGATGGCGTGACCATCTTCCTCACCACCCAGTACCTCGAGGAAGCCGACCAGCTCGCCGACCGGGTCGCCGTACTCGACAAGGGTCGCATCGTCGCCCAGGGCACTCCCGACGAGCTCAAGCGCCAGCTCCCCGGGACCCACGTCCGGCTCCGGTTCACCACTGTCGCCGAACTCGACGAGGCCGCGCGCCTCTTCACCGAGGCCACGCGCGACGACGAGGCACTGGCCCTGCGGGTGCCCAGCGATGGCGGCACGAAGTCGCTGCGGGCTCTGCTGGACCGGCTCGACGAGAACTCACTCAGTGCCGAGGAGTTCTCGGTGCACACCCCTGACCTTGACGACGTTTTCCTCGCCCTGACCGGCCACACCACGGAGGTTGCGAAATGA
- a CDS encoding ABC transporter permease produces MSAKSHSMVMLRRNFKHIARNPTSVFNAVLMPIIVMLMFVYMMGGAFSVGVDYIDYATPGLILLAVCYGLGGTAIAVNSDMTKGIINRFKVMDVSRSAVLTGHVVASLLINLIAIAALVGVAFLLGFNPAASLLDWLGVVGMVVLLGAATGWMTVALGLSAKTPETAGMAAVPLVMLPFFSSAIVPAEKMGPGLKQFAEYQPFTPIIETIRGLLNGTPSSSDAMIAIAWCAGIALVGYLWAGSTFKKRA; encoded by the coding sequence ATGAGCGCCAAATCCCACTCGATGGTCATGTTGCGCCGCAACTTCAAGCACATCGCCCGGAACCCGACCTCGGTCTTCAACGCGGTCCTGATGCCGATCATCGTCATGTTGATGTTCGTGTACATGATGGGAGGCGCCTTCAGTGTCGGCGTCGACTACATCGACTACGCGACGCCGGGACTGATCCTGCTCGCCGTCTGTTACGGGCTGGGGGGCACCGCGATCGCGGTGAACTCCGACATGACCAAGGGAATCATCAACCGGTTCAAGGTCATGGACGTCTCCCGTAGTGCAGTGTTGACCGGTCATGTCGTCGCCAGCCTCCTGATCAACCTGATCGCCATCGCGGCCCTCGTCGGGGTGGCCTTCCTGCTGGGATTCAACCCGGCGGCGAGTCTGCTCGACTGGCTCGGTGTGGTCGGCATGGTCGTGCTGCTAGGTGCCGCGACCGGCTGGATGACGGTCGCCTTGGGCCTGTCGGCGAAGACCCCGGAAACGGCCGGTATGGCCGCCGTGCCGCTGGTCATGCTTCCGTTCTTCAGCAGCGCGATCGTGCCGGCGGAGAAGATGGGACCGGGCCTCAAGCAGTTCGCCGAGTACCAGCCCTTCACGCCGATCATCGAGACCATCCGTGGGCTGCTCAACGGCACCCCGTCTTCCAGCGACGCGATGATCGCCATCGCCTGGTGCGCCGGCATCGCTCTGGTCGGCTACCTGTGGGCGGGCTCCACGTTCAAGAAGCGCGCATGA